Part of the Mastacembelus armatus chromosome 6, fMasArm1.2, whole genome shotgun sequence genome, ActtgactatggtcgctggtgtctctattttcacgttcctcactatggaatcgccaattatcagagtcggtttctcagcgggtgtgtcgctgagcggggaaaatctattagaaacatgaacaggcaggtgaacgtttccgtcggaccgtcccaggctaattctccgggctgctccggagctgcccttggaccgctaacagaccctgatCAGGATGTTATACAGGAAGGCTCAGTCTGCTTTCCCTAACgcaagcatttatttatttattatttcccACTTATTAATTattctcactttctctcacaggaacaacaaaataaatcattaacCCTCTGAGGtctgagggttttttttttgagaaaacagtgtttatgcatggttagtggaaaactacaattttttagtcattgaaataaggccataaaacacaaacagaacattggttcacaagagAACTGGAtgttgtagtgtaaagtgttttcttcacaaggatgtgaaagtcatcttgttcacagaaaacaatacactgatttaaattttctaagacacttcTTGCATTCAAACAAACCTAATCCCAGATCAGAAATATTCTTCAAAATTTATACACTAAAAAATTCTTCACGACGCCTGGTAGCCGGGTCGTACGTCTCAGTGAGCTGGAAAAGAGTCGAGTCTCCTCCGGACGTGCAGGGCAGCAGAGCCAACATAAAGCAGACTAAGAGTAAAATGACTCAAATCTGAATAATCAAAACGAACAAACAACACGACGTCACGACAGCAAACTGCGGGCGGCACACAAACAACTCACTCACACAAGGGAGAACAGGGAAGTGTGTCTGTTCACGGGGGGGGAGGGATGCTGGTAGACGACAGACGAGCAATGGATACGCGAAGGGCGGGGAACGATAGAAGAGAGAAGATGCAAAATCGAGACTGCAAAGCAGCATATCAAAACAAGACGATAAATACTAAGAACCGCAGAAGTGAACGACGTAGACAAGTAAAAAAGTCGACAAAAACAGGCGATCCAAAATCGAGAAGGGGGCATACAAAAATAGAGCGTAAAGAAAAGACGAGGCGGAGTTGGTCGAGTCGAGGAGGTCAGTGCAGCAACGTAAAGAGATAAATGGGTGTGGGAGGAATGGGTGGTGTGGTGGGTGTGgggcaacacacacatacacatactacAAGTCACGCGTGGGAATCACCAAAAGATCacagcaatcacacacacactgacagctaACTAATGATAGAGGGTGTATACACGGCTAACTCGTGGAACCGTGAGGAGACAGGTAAGAAGAAACAATCATCACTACACAGGGCAGCCACGGGGGGCAAGAAGGGACAGCACCACCAAGAGAGCAACAGAACACTAGACACAGCAAAAAACATCCGTCTCGGGGGGGGCGAGCGCGGCAAGTATCTGGAGAGGGCGGACGCAACAGTAAAACGCTCCGCGGCTCTCGAGCTCGGACGCACAATCCACACAACAAATCTGGAGGCGTAGTCACGAAGATGAGTAGTGGATGGGAGGGTGCGTAGAGGAtcgctctgtgtgtgtggtgtggggGTGTGGTGTGCTGGGCCGGGCCACAAACGAAGGGGGTGCGAGGCAGGGGCAGAAGCGCAGAGGCCCCGCGCCACAGAAGGGGAGAAGAGCGTCCAACGCAGCCACGGGCGCCGTGGACAAGAAACAGAGAGCGGACGGGGAaaggagggaaaagagagaagcagaaaaaacGGCAAAAAAAACAGAGCCCACGGAACGGGCGGCCACCGAAGAACGCCAGGCGAGAAGGGGAACAAGAAGAGACGACGGGCAAAGAAAAGAGACGGgggacagaaaacacagggcGCAGAAAAAACAACGAGGCCCAAACAAACACGGGGCCCAGAAAAAGACACGGGGGCGCAAAAAACAAGGCGGGGCCAGGGAAAGGACGGGGCAGGGAAAGACGACGGCCAAGACAGAAAGCGGGCGCAAAAAAGAGAGGACGACAAAAGAACGGCAAAAAAGACGACGGGCGAAGGAAAAAGAAGCCGGGCAAGCAAAGACGACGGAGCGGCGCAACAACACAACGAAACAacgagagaggaaaagagagcaGCGGAGGGGGAGGGGACCAACGGAGGGGGCGGAACCAGCAGGGGCAGGGGGGACGAGGGGGACGAAGACAGAGGGGGGGGGAGaccagaggggaggagggaCCAGCGGAGGGAAAGGACAGGCAGGGGGAAAGGGGACCAGACGGGGGGGGGCGAGACCGGCCGAGGGAGGGACCAGccgagggggggggggaagagggggggggggcggagACCGGGGGGGGAGGGGACCAGGCAGAGGGGAGGGACCAGCGGAAGGAGGGGGACAAAGCGAGAAGGCGCGAGGAGGGCAGCCAGGGAAGGGgcgcggggggggggggggggcaagggGGGGGACGGAGGAGCACGGGGGAAGCGCAGGGCAAGCAAGAGCCGAGGCGGCGCCGGGAACGAGAAAGGGAGAGGGGGGGAGCGGCGAAGGCcgggagagacagaggggaaggAGAGAAACGGCAGCAAAAAGAGACGGGGCGGCAACGGCAGCGAGACCAGGAAACAACGCGGCGGCGGGGAGACAACCCGAAAGCCCCCCAAGACAGAGAGCGGACAGGGcggcagacagagaggaagcagggaaaaaagggagagaggaaacCAGGCGCCCAAcagggaggaggggaagggagggcaCGCGGCCACAAGGGAGAACGGGCGGACGGACGACGGAGCGGGGGGCCCGCacgggagagagagaaaggaaagacagacgaagaggaaggaagcaaggaaaaagaaaaggggaaaaagggGGAAGCCAGGCGCCGGCCCGAAAGAGGAACACCACAGCAAGAGAGCGCCCGCCAGGGCGGCAGACGGCCCGAGCAGCAGCACCGGCCCAGCGCCCCGGGGAACGCGAGCCCGCGAAAGGCGGCGGAGAAGGGGGGGGAGGGGAGAAAGGGGGAAGAAGAGGGCGGAGcgggagaggggggggggaagGCAAAGGGGCggagaaaataaatgcagtgtatTGTTTGGGGCGTGAACAAGATAGGACTTTGCACATCGACGTGAAGAAAAACTGTACACGACAACACCAGTTGCTCGTGAGCACCAATGGTGCTGTTTGGGGGGAGGCCTAtcacagactgaaaaatgtGAAGTTTGGGCCACAACCAGGCATAACACGTGGGCCAGAAAAAACAACCACTGCAGACCAGAGGGGAAGATTGGAGTGGGCTGAGAGAAATGGAAATAATTAATAAGtgggaaaataaagaaagaaagaaagctggCGTGAGGGAAAGCAACGAGCCCCGTGAACACCTGATCAGGGCGGGAGCGGTGCCAAGGGCAGCCCGGAGCAGCCCGAGAGGAATTGCCGGGACGGCCGACGAAACGTTCACCGCCGTGCAGGCAAAGACCCCGCCAGCGACACACCCGCGGAAAACCACTCGGAAAGGCGGACAGTGGAGAACGTGAAAAGAGACACCAGCACCAAGCAAGTGGCACCgtggggccagagcgggcgacacGAACAAACTGAAGCTGCTGGCAAGGCTAACGAAATAGGGGAAAATGACACgcggcagcaatgacacccgataCGCCAGCGAGGGTCACAAAAAAGAGATCGGGGTGTGAacttgctaaattaatgtcggactccgtagttttctctgacCCCTCCCCCAATCGGACCAGCGAGTGACAGGTTTACCGCATGTCGTCGTCCgccgtcgctggctgtctaggtggtgtccagcaaacgatgtgggcttcatagacaagTGGCCtattctggggaaaacccggtctggtagcgagagacggcatccatcccactttgaatgatgcagctctcatctctagaaatttggccgagtttattagccgacctaaagcctgacaatccagagtggggaccgggacacagagactcagtctaaaacgcctccttgcagtttccttagagccgccgcccccctcaaaccacatagagactgtgtctgcccctcgaaaatataaatcaataaatcagaagttaacagaagaggagttattcataaaacttAATAAAATTAAGACCATCCTCTTatgtgaacagaaaaacagaactgtcaatgtggattattaaatattaggtctctttctgttagtaaatgatttgataactgatcaccaaattgacttactctgtctcactgaaacctggctacagcaggatgaatatgtcagtctgaatgaatcaaccccctcagtcataaaaattatcatgttcctcgaagcacaggtcgaggtgaaGGAGTAGCTgcactcttagtctctcgcatccaaactggaaaacacaaaaaccagttctacttgtcgttgtgtaccatccacctgtcccttactcagagtttttaaactgaatttcctgacttcctgtctgatttagtgcttagatcagataaagtcattatagtgggagattttaacattcatgtagatgttgaaaataacagcctcagcatgcattatttctattttagattcaattggtttcattcaaaatgttaataagcccccccactgtttcaatcacacccttgatcttgttctgacctatggtgtcgaaattgaacatctaatagtttttcccccaaatcctgttttgtcagaacattctttaataactttaaataaaatgatggatcatgcagcgtttggaagaaaattccactacagcagatgtttatctgacaacgcggttaataaatttaagaaaatgattccatctttatttacatctatgccaagtatttacatagtggagggcagctgcttcaatcccactccctaccaaattgatcatattgttgacagcgctgtaacctcactgcgtgaaacgcttgaactgtggcccctctgaaaaagaagttagtgaatcagagaagactagccccatggtataatttacatgtcgtaccttaaagcaggcatcacgtaggctggaaaggaagtggcattccacaaatttagaggaaatttttctagcctggaaaaacagtctactaaacatataaaaaagctctccgtaaagccagaactgcatactattcatcactaatagaggaaaataagaacaatcccaggtttctttcagcactgtagccaggctgacaaaaactcacagctctgttgagcccagtgttcccttagcctcagcagtgatgaatttatgagtttctttacaataaaatcacaactattagagataaaattcagcagatacttcctatacctgcaataaatgaatcttctactacagactcttgaatcatctgtaagacctcagttatatttagactgcttctctcccatagactctctgaatttacatcagtagttgcttcatcgaaatcatcaacatgtctcttagaccccatcctgactagactgcttaaagacaccctgccattaatgaactcatctttattagacttagtaaatttatctctagtatcaggctatgtaccacaggctttaagactgcagtaacaaacccttactcaaaaagcctagtcttgatccaggagtcttggctatatagaccaatatccaacctgccatttatttctaaaatcctagaaaaagctgttgctaagcagctatcagaccacttacacaggaatgaactattgGAAGATTTGgaatcaggatttagagcacatcatagtacaaaacagcactgttaaaagttaccaacgatcttctcttagcctcagataatggacttgtcctcctagaccttagtgctgcattcgacaccattgaccacaacattttattacagagactgagcatgtgactggtatcagaggaacagcgttaaaatggttccaatctttatttatcggacagattccagtttgttcatggtGTGCCAGTTTGGTTTTTGGTGTGTGGGTATATGTGTGTCTCGCGTTCCCACAAACAAAGTAGTTTTGTGTTGTGGGGTTATGGATtccacagagtgtgtgtgtgggtcggTTTGTGCGTTAGCGACGCTCATCGGTGCGTGAGTTGGGGCAGGACTTTGCCTAGGAGGGGCAAAACCCGTATGACCAGGACGTCACAAACACCAAACACCAAACACCACACAAccaaaccaaccaaccaacacaaaacaaccaaacaaaaccaaaaacaaacaaaccaaaaaaccaaaaaaccaaaaaaaagaggaggtggtgggcGACCAACAAAaaccccccacacacaaaaaaccaaaccaacaccaaaccacacaaaaacaaaccaaaccaccACCCCCACACCAAAAAAcaccccaaaacaaaaaacacccaaccccaaaaaacaaccaaacacaccAAACCCAAAAACCCCAAAACCAAaccacaacaaccacaacacaaaaaacaacccaccccaccccaaaaaaaaaaaaaaaaacccccacacAAACCCCAACAACCCCAACCAAAACCCAAAACCAAAACCCAAAACACCCCAACAGCACCCCAAcccaaaacaacacacacacaaccccccaAACACCGCAACAACACCCACAACAACAAAACCCccgaacaaaaacaaacaaccccCAACCCACCACACCCCCACCCAACCCCACCACCCaaccccccacacccccccaacaaaccacaaaacacacacaaaaacacagaaacaacaaaccacaaaaaacCCCACCACCAAACCAAAACACCAACTCAGAcaacaccaacaaaacaaacaaaaagtgggTCGCAAACAACACACCAAAAAAACTTGTGTGGGCGCGGCTGAGAACAACAACACCCCGAACgaacaccaaaaacacaaacaaacaacacccCACACACAacccacacacccacaacaCCACCCAACAAACACAACCGGTGTGAAAAACACCAACGAGGGGgagtcacaaaaaaaaaccaaccacTGGTGGGGGGTATGATAGGGAGAACACACCAACGGTGTGTGAGTGGGGGTCGGCGGTGGGGGTCGGTGGAGGAAAACAACCACCACACCACCGACcaaacccacaaaacaaccacccACAACACCCCAACACAACcacccaaacacaaaaaacaaaaaaaaaacccccacacACCACCCAAAACCACACAaaaaacccaccaacacacacaaccccccacCACCCAAAACAAGGGGGTGTTGGTGTGAAACcaacaccaaaaaacaaaaccaaacaaaacccacaaacaaaaacaaacacacaaaaaaaaaaacacaccaaacaaaccaacaacaccacaaccacaaaaccaaaccacaccaaaaccaaccaaaaaacaaaccacccACCCAACCAACCAACCACCAAACCACCCACcccacaccaacacaaacacaacccacaaccacccaaaacaaaaaaacacacacaaaacaccaacaccaaaccacccaaaaaaaaacaaaccccacaacacaaaaaaaaaaaaaccaacacacacacacaccacacaaaacacaaaaccaaaacacaacacaccccaaaacaaacaaccaacacccagcaaaaaaagaacacaaaaaaacaacaaaacaaaaaacgacacacacaaacaacaacaacgacaaacaacaaacacaccacacaaacGAAAAACACGGCAAACCCCACAaccacaccacaaacacaacacaccaacccacaaaacacaaaacaaacacaaccaacCACCAAAgacaaaaacccaaaaaaaaacacccaaaaaaaacccaaaaaac contains:
- the LOC113132867 gene encoding spore wall protein 2-like, which translates into the protein MIEGVYTANSWNREETGKKKQSSLHRAATGGKKGQHHQESNRTLDTAKNIRLGGGERGKYLERADATGVRGRGRSAEAPRHRRGEERPTQPRAPWTRNRERTGKGGKREKQKKRQKKQSPRNGRPPKNARREGEQEETTGKEKRRGTENTGRRKNNEAQTNTGPRKRHGGAKNKAGPGKGRGRERRRPRQKAGAKKRGRQKNGKKDDGRRKKKPGKQRRRSGATTQRNNERGKESSGGGGDQRRGRNQQGQGGRGGRRQRGGETRGEEGPAEGKDRQGERGPDGGGRDRPREGPAEGGGEEGGGAETGGGGDQAEGRDQRKEGDKARRREEGSQGRGAGGGGGQGGGRRSTGEAQGKQEPRRRRERERERGGAAKAGRDRGEGEKRQQKETGRQRQRDQETTRRRGDNPKAPQDRERTGRQTERKQGKKGERKPGAQQGGGEGRGGSGAKGSPEQPERNCRDGRRNVHRRAGKDPASDTPAENHSERRTVENVKRDTSTKQQKPQNKHKTSFEQNTPPHTHTPHTHTQKNTPNTPHTKTQTQKKTKKKKKKQKQKNKKKKKKGRVVWGVAVGGTVGAGVGPTHPTNPNHPTNTPNNPPHNHPPTTQQTTQTKPTTTTNHTTHTPNNPKKHQNKPPQPTQKPTKPRPPNQPKPQQQKQQKQKKKKTQTTKKTK